A section of the Hevea brasiliensis isolate MT/VB/25A 57/8 chromosome 17, ASM3005281v1, whole genome shotgun sequence genome encodes:
- the LOC110647048 gene encoding ankyrin repeat-containing protein At5g02620-like produces the protein TLIEKRVRKLKLYKAAMSGDWETAEGILDKYPEEVKTRMNTEGQTALHIGTAASHTHFVEQLINKIPDEENTSGYLNIKTYTSVRPDDEGNAATGNTAFFYAAASGNVKIAQIMLEKNKDLAMIEGRGNVLPIHIAALLGRGKMVRYLYKETKYELQATQIEDLIAFLVALINADIYDVAMKLVKAKPELAIEKDSQNETALHAFARKPCNHKHAIPSSPLMRLFSGLNIFGKKNQLQKEGLELAKFIWEKIVLLDDQRISGLMVGNSGQKLIFIAARQGNAEFLATLISSYPDLVLKVDKNKYTIFHIAVKHRHVEIFKLIYEIGSITDVINVYRDGNGNNMLHLAGMLAPASQLNVVPGAALQLQRELLWFEEVKEVVSLREMEEKNKKGDTPRDVLLKQHKGLMQQGENWLRNTANSCMLVATLIATVVFTAAFTVPGGIGPDNGIPILLNRIWFKIFAISDAISLIFSASSVLCFLSLLTSRFSIEDFRFSLPTKLVFGLFFLFVAILAMMVAFVATYFIIFKHGLHRFALPIAGIAAIPILLFFVQHVRLFVQVIGSTYMSFLLFRCRKNTLFPRRRSKFTLKLKNLLKFKK, from the exons ACTTTGATAGAGAAGAGAGTGAGGAAATTGAAGTTGTATAAAGCTGCAATGAGTGGAGACTGGGAGACAGCCGAAGGAATTCTTGACAAATATCCCGAAGAAGTTAAGACTAGAATGAATACAGAAGGGCAGACTGCTCTGCATATCGGAACTGCAGCAAGCCACACTCATTTTGTTGAACAGCTGATTAATAAGATCCCTGATGAAGAAAATACATCTGGGTACTTAAATATCAAAACTTACACAAGCGTGCGGCCTGATGATGAAGGAAACGCAGCAACGGGAAATACAGCATTTTTCTATGCCGCCGCATCAGGAAATGTGAAAATTGCCCAAATAATGCTGGAAAAGAACAAGGATTTGGCAATGATCGAAGGCAGAGGAAATGTCTTACCTATTCATATTGCAGCTTTGCTTGGCCGTGGGAAGATGGTGCGCTACCTTTATAAGGAAACTAAATATGAGCTACAGGCCACTCAAATTGAAGATCTCATTGCTTTCCTCGTGGCCTTGATCAACGCTGATATATATG aTGTTGCGATGAAATTGGTAAAGGCGAAGCCAGAGCTAGCGATTGAAAAAGACAGCCAAAATGAGACAGCATTACATGCATTTGCCCGAAAGCCTTGTAATCATAAACACGCAATTCCAAGTTCTCCATTGATGAGGCTCT TTTCAGGCTTGAACATATTTGGGAAAAAAAATCAATTGCAGAAAGAAGGCCTTGAGCTAGCTAAATTTATTTGGGAGAAAATAGTATTGTTGGATGATCAAAGAATTTCTGGTTTGATGGTCGGAAATTCTGGTCAGAAACTAATATTTATCGCAGCAAGACAAGGAAATGCGGAGTTCCTGGCAACCCTTATAAGTTCATACCCTGATTTAGTATTGAAAGTGGATAAGAATAAATATACCATATTTCATATAGCTGTAAAGCATCGGCATGTCGAAATCTTCAAGTTGATATATGAGATTGGTTCAATTACGGACGTAATAAACGTATACAGAGATGGGAACGGGAATAACATGTTACATTTAGCTGGAATGTTGGCACCGGCATCTCAACTAAATGTTGTACCAGGAGCAGCTCTTCAACTGCAGCGTGAGCTATTGTGGTTTGAG GAAGTGAAAGAGGTTGTTAGTCTACGTGAAAtggaagaaaaaaataaaaaaggggaCACTCCAAGAGATGTATTATTGAAACAACACAAAGGATTAATGCAACAAGGGGAGAATTGGTTGAGAAATACTGCAAATTCATGCATGCTTGTTGCAACACTTATTGCCACTGTGGTTTTTACAGCAGCTTTTACTGTACCTGGTGGCATTGGACCAGATAATGGGATTCCTATTTTACTCAACCGGATTTggtttaaaatttttgccatatcgGATGCAATATCCTTAATATTCTCAGCTTCTTCGGTATTATGCTTCCTGTCCCTTCTTACTTCTCGATTCTCAATAGAAGATTTTCGCTTCTCATTGCCTACAAAATTAGTTTTTGGACTCTTTTTCCTTTTTGTAGCAATTTTAGCAATGATGGTAGCGTTCGTTgcaacatatttcattattttcaaACATGGATTACACCGGTTTGCTCTTCCAATTGCTGGAATTGCTGCTATTCCAATCCTTTTGTTCTTTGTTCAGCACGTCCGTCTCTTTGTCCAAGTAATTGGTTCAACTTATATGTCTTTCCTACTTTTCAGGTGCAGAAAAAATACTCTCTTTCCCAGGAGGAGATCAAAGTTcacattgaaattaaaaaatctGCTTAAATTCAAAAAGTAG